A region of Phaeodactylum tricornutum CCAP 1055/1 chromosome 14, whole genome shotgun sequence DNA encodes the following proteins:
- a CDS encoding predicted protein, protein MRRPRKVTPAVPAPAAATDSPADAASASKEDEEFGGFDSSDGEEPSGTAPPSPASSDDEGDGKKTAKPLARSKNTSDEVSVIEKSVIDAEPHLSKDSDGLDSVPRQDRVERKALMVVLRDVICVPLSVAAAMLNNGIKSSDDFRLLTKEDINDLCMRLKMGSMHTKRILVFAKWMHHAPNSVDVAKEFTASVLRFEMMTRAAASYDNVTTTAAKAEKSATSLLPEPFDGSQKKWLTFRYGFEAWAGASGSTFTACIAHHSDRYSKADPTGPHTSPRDVSDLFALSPVVNITRNATIFYTLMSLTSAGDAWGLVEPHEHTKDGRSAWISLCAFYEGTSQVGLTTEQARATVMESVYTGLSKQFSFTKYVARHISANNALLRNKEGYSDAQKTNFFLKGITDPALLPYKATAEARLDDWNFNRVVNYMRTSATKLSSKDRSDSRNVRQTKTTGRATGNQRGNDNKRRGSSNRPSNKGAEKPSRPHKHVLPPELWEALTPAIRESILSAKRSIAPPGREAKRAKSSDTDNSSSTVESYSQLPSSKKPIRKHTCEDHVQVDSSTPETLLRDAPTDISPHVTTKKVTFGAGVLFGRYANRVSLNRMVRSGSHFDQAPWRKSDFRLNDATLVRIRQNRSRGTKTPTNYGEAVIDTGADTVCVGAGYSVLSYTGRSVSLRGFHDDGETFERIPVVTAATAYDYDDGTTVILIFHEALNLGPTQTTSLINLNQIRHAGHQTDDIPKFLSQGKSLHGIETLDGDYIPFELKGRASLLYSRVPTQHELDNCQHIDLTCDQPWDPNSKDWEENEAKYTRHDRSRRACYTDSVPVDILPDWPPLPVSPGSVVPDFHNRVMNPRDIVREIKYATIGASISSPRVLDVDRDKLRRILGHVPMEVVERTLTATTQLAERTGEMPLHRRYKTKFEQLRYRRLKCTLYSDTFKSSIKSSRGHTHTQGFVCGDSYFIYHYLMKAESAADQGLAEFIHNIGIPAQLHTDNAKVETLSKWKKLTSSHWIKTTVTEPYSPWQNRCEHEFGAARIHTRLVLETTKCPEQLWDYALAYVIFVRNHTARKALAWITPITAMTGDTHDISEILVFEFFEPVQYFDNPDVKFPQNKAKVGRWLGIATNVGQALCYHILTDKGTVITRSTVTPLQNLDSSALQTALATFDATIREIYQPSDFALGNKIKAPAFRRDEAMKVARRSDDPGDGNTRNRHVLYDLNEGDDHIQLDPGLTVDDFFENDSPDQDPTSLIIGTDVLLTSGAVQRQGRVTKRDRDGTPVPNDDPGNFVVEFDDGTEEVHGR, encoded by the exons atgcgTCGTCCGAGGAAGGTCACTCCCGCTGTTCCGGCCCCTGCCGCAGCGACGGACTCACCGGCTGatgccgcgtccgcatccaaagaggatgaggagttcggaggattcgactcctccgacggtGAGGAGCCTTCGGGCACCGCACCGCCATCGCCAGCATcttcggatgatgaaggtgatggcaaaaagactgcaaagcctttggctcgcagcaagaacacgtcTGACGAAGTCAGTGTGATCGAGAAAAGCGTCATCGACGCAGAGCCTCACTTGTCTAAAGACAGTGACGGTCTCGACTCCGTTCCTCGGCAAGACCGTGTTGaacgaaaggccttgatggTCGTCCTCCGTGACGTCATCTGTGTTCCATTGTCAGTTGCGGCTGCAATGTTGAACAACGGCATTAAATCATCTGATGATTTCCGTCTTCTCACGAAGGaggacatcaatgatctctgCATGCGGCTCAAAATGGGCTCCATGCATACCAAGCGAATACTCGTCTTCGCCAAATGGATGCATCACGCACCCAACTCAGTCGATgtcgccaaagagttcacgGCTTCCGTGCTACGCTTTGAGATGATGACTAGAGCCGCGGCGTCGTATGATAATGTGACTACGACGGCTGCAAAGGCTGAAAAATCGGCTACTAGCCTCTTGCCTGAACCGTTTGATGGTTcgcagaaaaagtggctcACTTTTCGTTACGGTTTCGAAGCGTGGGCAGGCGCAAGTGGGTCCACTTTTACCGCGTGCATCGCGCACCATTCGGATCGGTATTCGAAAGCCGACCCAACCGGACCCCATACGTCGCCCCGTGACGTttcagatttgtttgcactctCCCCAGTTGTCAACATCACCAGGAACGCAACAATCTTCTATACTCTCATGTCGCTAACCAGCGCTGGGGACGCCTGGGGACTTGTTGAGCCCCACGAGCACACTAAGGACGGACGCAGTGCCTGGATTTCTCTATGTGCCTTCTATGAAGGAACGAGCCAAGTGGGTCTCACTACCGAGCAGGCTCGCGCGACAGTTATGGAGTCGGTGTATACAGGACTGTCCAAACagttttccttcaccaaatATGTCGCTCGGCATATTTCTGCCAACAATGCCCTTTTGCGTAACAAGGAGGGCTATTCGGACGCTCAGAaaacgaatttctttcttaaAGGGATTACTGATCCGGCACTCCTTCCTTATAAGGCAACTGCCGAAGCGCGACTCGATGACTGGAATTTTAATCGGGTCGTCAACTACATGCGtacgtccgcgacgaaactCAGTTCCAAGGACAGAAGCGACTCACGGAACGTACGTCAGACAAAGACCACTGGCAGAGCCACCGGCAACCAACGTGGTAACGACAACAAACGGCGTGGCTCGTCCAACCGTCCGTCGAACAAGGGGGCTGAGAAACCTTCCCGCCCTCATAAACACGTCTTACCTCCTGAGCTGTGGGAAGCCCTAACCCCAGCTATCAGGGAGAGTATCTTGAGCGCAAAACGCAGTATTGCACCCCCTGGCCGTGAGGCCAAAAGGGCTAAATCCTCAGATACAGATAACTCTAGTTCAACCGTTGAATCTTATTCACAACTGCCTAGTAGTAAAAAACCTATTCGTAAACATACATGCGAAGATCACGTCCAAGTAGATTCCAGTACCCCTGAAACCCTACTTCGTGACGCACCCACAGACATTTCACCCCACGTCACCACCAAAAAAGTGACATTTGGTGCAGGTGTCCTCTTTGGTCGGTACGCTAATCGCGTATCGTTGAATCGTATGGTCCGCTCCGGCAGTCATTTCGATCAAGCCCCTTGGCGCAAGTCGGATTTCCGACTTAACGATGCGACACTAGTTCGTATTCGTCAGAACCGCTCACGCGGAACAAAAACTCCCACCAATTATGGTGAAGCGGTAATTGACACTGGTGCAGACACCGTCTGCGTCGGTGCCGGGTACTCTGTATTGTCATACACGGGTCGATCAGTCAGCCTTCGCGGTTTTCATGATGACGGTGAAACGTTTGAACGGATTCCGGTTGTCACGGCGGCAACCGCCTATGATTATGACGACGGAACAACCGTGATTCTCATCTTTCATGAGGCACTGAACCTCGGGCCCACACAGACCACCTCGCTCATtaatttgaatcaaatccgACATGCCGGACATCAAACCGATGacattccaaaatttttgtcgcaaggCAAATCCCTTCACGGCATCGAAACTCTCGACGGTGATTATATCCCGTTTGAGCTCAAAGGTCGTGCATCCCTGTTGTATTCTCGCGTACCTACTCAACATGAGCTTGACAACTGTCAGCACATTGATCTCACTTGCGATCAACCATGGGACCCCAACAGTAAAGAttgggaagaaaatgaagcaaaGTACACGCGACacgatcgttctcgtcgtgcCTGCTACACCGACAGCGTACCGGTTGACATTCTCCCGGATTGGCCTCCACTACCCGTTTCCCCTGGATCCGTTGTACCGGATTTCCATAACCGTGTCATGAACCCTCGCGACATCGTTCGCGAAATCAAATACGCCACTATCGGTGCGTCCATATCCAGCCCTCGGGTGTTGGACGTCGACCGCGATAAATTACGGCGAATTCTCGGACATGTGCCGATGGAAGTAGTTGAGCGTACTCTTACCGCCACTACACAACTAGCGGAGCGCACGGGCGAAATGCCTTTGCATCGTCGTTATAAAACCAAGTTTGAACAACTTCGGTATCGACGTTTGAAATGCACACTTTATAGTGATACTTTTAAATCCTCTATAAAATCCTCGCGTGGACATACCCATACTCAGGGTTTTGTCTGTGGTGACTCTTACTTTATCTATCATTACCTAATGAAAGCAGAGTCCGCGGCAGACCAGGGTCTCGCCGAATTCATCCACAACATCGGTATTCCTGCACAATTGCACACCGATAACGCGAAAGTGGAAACACttagcaaatggaaaaaattaaCTTCCAGTCACTGGATAAAGACGACGGTCACTGAACCCTACTCTCCGTGGCAAAAtcgttgcgaacacgaatttgGTGCTGCGCGCATTCACACGCGCCTCGTTCTCGAAACCACCAAGTGTCCCGAACAATTATGGGACTACGCCCTTGCCTACGTCATTTTCGTACGTAACCACACGGCACGAAAAGCGCTGGCCTGGATCACGCCTATTACTGCGATGACTGGCGACACCCATGATATTTCTGAAATCctggttttcgaatttttcgaaccagttcagtattttgacaatcctgatgtcaaatttccacagaataaagccaaagtcggccgTTGGTTAGGTATTGCCACCAATGTGGGCCAAGCCTTGTGCTACCATATTTTGACGGACAAGGGTACTGTAATCACTCGATCTACTGTTACACCTCTCCAAAACCTCGATTCGTCTGCTCTGCAGACTGCCCTCGCTACTTTTGACGCCACCATAAGGGAGATTTATCAGCCTTCTGATTTCGCCCTCGgtaacaaaatcaaagcgccGGCTTTCCGCCGTGACGAAGCGATGAAAGTCGCTCGGCgatccgacgatcccggcGATGGCAACACCCGTAACAGACACGTGTTATACGATCTGAACGAAGGGGATGACCATATTCAACTGGATCCCGGGCTCACGgttgacgatttcttcgagaaCGACTCACCGGATCAGGACCCCACCTCCTTAATTATTGGTACTGACGTTCTACTCACTTCGGGTGCGGTTCAGCGCCAGGGCCGAGTTACCAAGCGCGATCGCGACGGTACTCCAGTCCCTAACGACGACCCTGgaaatttcgtcgtcgaattcgacgacggtaccgagGAAGTCCACG gtcgatga
- a CDS encoding predicted protein — translation MVQHVARFSQAEQNKDTQGTGGVRQEATSMGEEWVDRGVESAKDVAGKAKEKAEPAQKKAESAMETTKEQGEAAYEKAKERGDEAYSKAKEKGESLAEAAKGKVEPAKNKAESAMESTKEHGKEAYDKAKEHAENMKAKAKETGQSVVETANDTVDSAQRKAKSAMETTKEHGEEAYEKAKDRGGDAYEKAREYGEEAYMKAQEKGEPVMEMAQENAEWMASKAKEKSQEAVEKGKPYVAQAAETVKEKGHEAMEKGKPMMENATKQFQQKSKEVYEKGKEKAAPMMESAQEKIHEKGQEAAAKAKELGYVAADKAKDLGKEAAQKTKEGASVLFEKAKEAAISAKDKIKDSLSS, via the coding sequence ATGGTTCAACACGTCGCTCGCTTTTCGCAAGCTGAACAAAACAAAGACACACAGGGGACCGGAGGCGTCCGTCAGGAGGCGACTTCAATGGGTGAAGAATGGGTCGACCGCGGCGTCGAAAGTGCCAAAGATGTTGCCGGAAAAGCGAAGGAGAAAGCCGAGCCTGCCCAAAAGAAGGCCGAGTCCGCGATGGAGACCACAAAAGAACAAGGAGAGGCAGCGTATGAGAAGGCCAAGGAACGCGGTGATGAGGCTTATTCGAAGGCGAAAGAAAAGGGCGAGTCATTAGCCGAAGCAGCTAAAGGAAAAGTAGAGCCAGCAAAAAACAAGGCTGAATCAGCGATGGAAAGTACAAAGGAACATGGAAAGGAAGCATACGATAAGGCTAAAGAACATGCTGAGAACATGAAAGCAAAGGCCAAAGAAACGGGTCAGTCGGTTGTCGAAACGGCAAACGACACGGTCGACTCTGCACAAAGAAAGGCGAAGTCGGCTATGGAGACTACAAAAGAGCACGGGGAGGAAGCGTACGAGAAGGCCAAGGACCGCGGTGGCGACGCTTACGAGAAGGCTAGGGAATATGGTGAGGAAGCATACATGAAGGCACAGGAAAAGGGTGAGCCAGTTATGGAGATGGCTCAGGAAAACGCCGAGTGGATGGCATCAAaggccaaggaaaagagcCAAGAAGCCGTAGAAAAGGGAAAACCCTATGTAGCACAAGCAGCCGAAACGGTCAAGGAGAAAGGTCATgaagcaatggaaaagggCAAGCCTATGATGGAGAATGCTACGAAACAGTTTCAACAAAAATCCAAAGAAGTTTACGAAAAGGGTAAGGAAAAGGCTGCTCCAATGATGGAATCTGCCCAGGAAAAGATACATGAAAAAGGTCAAGAAGCTGCTGCCAAGGCGAAGGAGCTGGGATATGTAGCTGCCGACAAGGCCAAAGACCTCGGGAAGGAGGCTGCCCAGAAGACAAAGGAAGGTGCTTCGgtccttttcgaaaaagccaaggaagcTGCAATCAGTGCAAAAGACAAGATCAAGGATTCATTGTCCAGCTAA